In the genome of Electrophorus electricus isolate fEleEle1 chromosome 21, fEleEle1.pri, whole genome shotgun sequence, the window GTATTCTCACTGCTGAGCTGAGTATAGAAttcattttctgaaaataaatgttttccctcAGAATAGGGAGACATATCTAAAGTTGTGGGGCACAGCAGAACCACTTCAAACTGGCAGTGTTTGAGTGCTGTCGTATGGCAGATTAGGTCTAGTGGAGCTCATTTGATGGTACAGATAAGAAATTTGGGTAACATTACTGAAGGGCACTGTTCAGAGTGCTAGATGACTCCAACATAAGCCCTTAATGACAATTGACATAAACATGcttgaacatttataaatgcttatgcCAATAAGCATCAGCTGACattaaaagctgcttttgacATCTTTGATATCAAGTTAACATAACTAAATCAAGTGGCACATTTTTGGTAAGATTAGGAGATGTAATAACACTAGGTGGGGAGAAATTACATCACACATTATAACAACTGACTTTGCagttatgtgtttttttgttttttttttaactaaaattaatttttaacaaaatgtttaattaataaaatattttattatttaatcctTTAATGAACCATCTTGTTCTTCAGGTCAGTGAAGACCTGCCAAAAATACTGCGGGTCATTGTTAATCTGCAGCATCTTGCCACTCATGCGGTTAGCAATGTCCAGGGATCGGGCCCAGAAGGCCCCTTTGTTTTCCTCCACCAGGAAAGCTTTGGCTGGGTAGCTGATCTCCTCACACATGTAGGAGCAagacacatacaagcatgtgaGCAGGACGGCCTGCAGCTCCTCCTTGGTGGCCACCTCAGCTGAAATGATGTCGCGGCACAGCATGTAGAGAAAGACCACGGTGCTTGGAATGAGGAAGCTTTGCTCCTGCCATTCTGTCAGTGTCACGTAGCGGTCCACAATGCGCAGCCACTGCACAGGCTCGTCAGCAGTCAGGTCCTTCAGCAGGCAGCAACGCCGGCACAAGAACACACCCAGGCATGTGAGCAGCTCGTTGGTGGAGGACTGCATGAGCAGTCTAGGCATGCTTTCAGTGCTGGCCTGGCCCAGCCTTTCAGGCTTACTCGCAGTGGGGGACTGGGttaaagaaacaacacaaaagacAGTTCACAACTGAAACCGGATTATGAGTGATGACAGTGGGCTCCATTTAAACTCAACCCCAAATTATCCCAGTGATTCCAGACTAGATCTTTTTGTTTGGTACAATCAAAAAGAATTGTGGTACAGCATTAAACAGATTTAGCCCCAGTATTTATAAATTGCTTCTTTGACACACTTACCCAAGATAAATAGATGGTGTCCTGATAATGGAGGAAGACCCATGGATGGTGTCATCTGAACTGACTGACAGGTAACTTTTTTCTCACCATTGTGAGCAGTCTACCGTGGTCTGCTTCAATCtcctatgaaaatgaaaaaaaaggagTTAACCAGGATCTCACAAGTGCACAAAGCTAttcttttaaaacataacatgaaAGTGCTAGCTAGCTGcaatgatagtgtgtgtgtgtgtgtgtgtatgtgtgtgtgtgtgtgtgtttgagagagagtgagtaataTATCCACTGTACCCTAAGCTGATGCAGCTTTTTCATCAGCC includes:
- the LOC118240468 gene encoding cyclin-dependent kinase 5 activator 1-like; protein product: MPRLLMQSSTNELLTCLGVFLCRRCCLLKDLTADEPVQWLRIVDRYVTLTEWQEQSFLIPSTVVFLYMLCRDIISAEVATKEELQAVLLTCLYVSCSYMCEEISYPAKAFLVEENKGAFWARSLDIANRMSGKMLQINNDPQYFWQVFTDLKNKMVH